Proteins encoded in a region of the Frondihabitans sp. 762G35 genome:
- a CDS encoding Pr6Pr family membrane protein — protein sequence MRTLFAVLRLVAAVAIVVAVVAQWVEAMKDTKYFFFNFFGYFTIQSNLLIAVAFAITAVYGFRRREQPEWLVVVRGATTTYLATTGVVYNLLLANLPAGDFNVPWSNDILHKWIPLFAVLQWILFGDRPPIAWRRLWIFLVYPIVWLIATLLRGQSFVPYPFLNVTVLGAGGVAIYCVAITAFIIGMSALVIWTSRFRILRPEGAEAVRHDRASVSST from the coding sequence ATGAGAACGCTGTTCGCCGTTTTGCGACTGGTCGCCGCCGTGGCGATCGTCGTCGCCGTGGTGGCCCAGTGGGTCGAGGCGATGAAGGACACCAAGTACTTCTTCTTCAACTTCTTCGGCTACTTCACGATCCAGAGCAATCTGCTCATCGCCGTGGCGTTCGCGATCACCGCCGTGTACGGCTTCCGGCGGAGAGAGCAGCCCGAGTGGCTCGTCGTCGTGCGAGGCGCGACCACGACGTACCTCGCCACGACGGGCGTCGTCTACAACCTGCTCCTGGCCAACCTGCCCGCGGGCGATTTCAACGTTCCGTGGTCGAACGACATCCTCCACAAATGGATCCCGCTCTTCGCGGTGCTGCAGTGGATCCTCTTCGGCGACCGGCCGCCGATCGCCTGGCGGCGACTCTGGATCTTCCTGGTCTATCCGATCGTCTGGCTGATCGCGACGCTCCTGCGGGGCCAGAGCTTCGTGCCCTACCCGTTCCTCAACGTCACGGTGCTGGGTGCGGGCGGTGTCGCCATCTACTGCGTCGCCATCACGGCGTTCATCATCGGGATGAGCGCGCTGGTGATCTGGACGAGCCGGTTCCGCATCCTGCGACCCGAGGGGGCCGAGGCGGTCCGTCACGACCGGGCGAGCGTCTCCAGCACCTGA
- the rplK gene encoding 50S ribosomal protein L11: MAPKKKVTGLIKLQINAGAANPAPPIGPALGQHGVNIMEFCKAYNAATESQRGNVIPVEITVYEDRSFTFILKTPPAAELIKKAAGLAKGSSTPHTVKVGKLTQEQVREIATAKQADLNANDIDAAAKIIAGTARSMGITVDA, translated from the coding sequence ATGGCACCGAAAAAGAAGGTCACGGGTCTGATCAAGCTTCAGATCAACGCCGGCGCCGCGAACCCCGCCCCGCCCATCGGCCCGGCCCTGGGTCAGCACGGCGTGAACATCATGGAGTTCTGCAAGGCGTACAACGCGGCCACCGAGTCGCAGCGCGGCAACGTCATCCCCGTGGAGATCACCGTCTACGAGGACCGCTCGTTCACGTTCATCCTCAAGACGCCCCCGGCCGCCGAGCTCATCAAGAAGGCCGCCGGTCTCGCCAAGGGCTCGTCGACCCCGCACACCGTCAAGGTGGGCAAGCTCACCCAGGAGCAGGTCCGCGAGATCGCCACCGCCAAGCAGGCCGACCTCAACGCCAACGACATCGACGCCGCGGCGAAGATCATCGCCGGCACCGCCCGCTCCATGGGCATCACCGTCGACGCCTAG
- a CDS encoding MaoC/PaaZ C-terminal domain-containing protein: MSAALEVGLVVAERAFSLSRDSLVRYAGASGDFNSIHYRDDVAAGVGLPGVLAHGMLTMGVAVQPVVSWLEGDDAPGAAGWVTDYQVRFTRPVVVDPERGAEITVTAKIGQLDTEARTARVDLTVTFEGATVLGKAQVRVAWS, from the coding sequence ATGAGCGCCGCCCTGGAGGTCGGCCTCGTGGTCGCCGAGAGGGCGTTCTCCCTCTCCCGCGACTCGCTCGTCCGGTACGCCGGCGCCTCCGGCGACTTCAACTCCATCCACTACCGCGACGACGTCGCCGCGGGAGTCGGCCTGCCCGGCGTGCTGGCGCACGGGATGCTCACGATGGGCGTCGCGGTCCAGCCGGTCGTGTCCTGGCTCGAGGGCGACGACGCCCCCGGAGCCGCGGGCTGGGTCACCGACTACCAGGTCCGGTTCACCCGGCCCGTCGTCGTCGACCCGGAGCGCGGGGCCGAGATCACCGTCACGGCCAAGATCGGGCAGCTCGACACCGAGGCTCGCACGGCGCGCGTCGACCTGACCGTCACGTTCGAGGGCGCCACCGTCCTCGGCAAGGCCCAGGTGCGAGTGGCTTGGTCGTGA
- a CDS encoding NADP-dependent oxidoreductase, which translates to MTSTMRAMVITENGGPDVLLPREIPTPTRLGSEVLVRVLAAGVNPFDVEAREGRAGSCGSPELPAVLGCDFSGVVVESPYALHPLKPGHEVYGVASVPRSAGSYAEFVSVPALSVARKPGTLSHVEAAGVPLAALTAWGLVVDVAKAHEGQRILIHAGAGGVGHFAVQFAAYFGAHVVTTASARNASWLRQLGAAQVVDHTVGAFEDSVAPVDVALDLVGDTDTALRTVHLVRPGGTLVAVSAPPTSVLQDAADSAGVRLTGYAVAPDATCLAVIARLIDSGDVGVYVDDVYDLEDAADAHRTLARGHTRGKLVLKIADE; encoded by the coding sequence ATGACCAGCACCATGCGCGCCATGGTCATCACCGAGAACGGCGGACCGGACGTCCTCCTCCCCCGAGAGATCCCGACGCCTACCCGGTTGGGATCCGAGGTGCTGGTCCGCGTGCTCGCCGCCGGGGTCAACCCGTTCGACGTCGAGGCCCGAGAGGGGCGCGCGGGGAGCTGCGGTTCGCCGGAACTCCCCGCCGTCCTGGGCTGCGACTTCAGCGGCGTCGTCGTCGAGAGCCCCTACGCTCTTCACCCCCTGAAGCCCGGCCACGAGGTCTACGGGGTCGCGAGCGTCCCCCGGTCGGCGGGGAGCTATGCCGAGTTCGTCTCGGTGCCGGCGCTCTCCGTCGCCCGGAAGCCCGGTACCTTGTCGCACGTCGAAGCCGCGGGTGTCCCCCTCGCCGCGCTCACGGCCTGGGGCCTCGTGGTCGACGTCGCGAAGGCCCACGAGGGACAGCGCATCCTGATCCACGCCGGAGCCGGTGGAGTGGGGCACTTCGCCGTCCAGTTCGCCGCCTACTTCGGCGCGCACGTCGTGACGACCGCCTCCGCGCGCAACGCCAGTTGGCTTCGCCAGCTCGGTGCGGCCCAGGTCGTGGACCACACGGTCGGCGCGTTCGAGGACTCCGTCGCACCGGTCGACGTCGCCCTCGATCTCGTCGGCGACACGGACACGGCCCTCCGCACGGTGCACCTCGTCCGTCCCGGCGGCACCCTGGTCGCAGTGTCGGCCCCGCCGACATCGGTCCTGCAGGATGCGGCGGACTCGGCCGGCGTCCGCCTCACCGGGTACGCGGTCGCCCCCGACGCCACGTGCCTGGCCGTGATAGCCCGGCTCATCGACTCCGGCGACGTCGGAGTCTACGTGGACGACGTCTACGACCTCGAGGACGCCGCCGATGCCCATCGCACCCTCGCCCGCGGCCACACGCGCGGGAAGCTCGTTCTCAAGATCGCCGACGAGTAG
- the rplA gene encoding 50S ribosomal protein L1 produces MAQKSKAYRAAAEKIEAGKFYSTSEAVQVARETGSKKFDSTVEVALKLGVDPRKADQMVRGTVILPHGTGKTARVIVFATGAAAEAAIAAGADEVGGDELIEKVAGGYTSFDSAVSTPELMGKVGRLGKVLGPRGLMPNPKTGTVTPNVAQAVNDIKGGKIEFRVDKHSNVHFVIGKAGFTEEQLNANLDTALDEVTRLKPSSSKGRYITKGTVSTTFGPGIPLDVNAL; encoded by the coding sequence ATGGCTCAAAAGTCGAAGGCCTACCGGGCCGCTGCCGAGAAGATCGAGGCAGGCAAGTTCTACAGCACCAGCGAGGCCGTCCAGGTCGCGCGCGAAACCGGCTCCAAGAAGTTCGACTCGACCGTCGAGGTCGCGTTGAAGCTCGGTGTCGACCCCCGCAAGGCCGACCAGATGGTCCGCGGCACGGTCATCCTGCCTCACGGCACGGGTAAGACCGCCCGCGTCATCGTCTTCGCGACCGGTGCCGCGGCCGAGGCCGCCATCGCCGCGGGCGCCGACGAGGTCGGTGGCGACGAGCTGATCGAGAAGGTGGCAGGCGGCTACACCTCGTTCGACTCCGCCGTCTCGACGCCGGAGCTCATGGGCAAGGTCGGTCGTCTGGGCAAGGTCCTCGGCCCGCGCGGCCTCATGCCGAACCCCAAGACCGGCACCGTGACCCCGAATGTCGCTCAGGCCGTCAACGACATCAAGGGCGGAAAGATCGAGTTCCGAGTCGACAAGCACTCGAACGTGCACTTCGTCATCGGCAAGGCCGGCTTCACCGAGGAGCAGCTCAACGCCAACCTCGACACCGCCCTCGACGAGGTCACCCGCCTCAAGCCGTCCTCCTCGAAGGGCCGCTACATTACGAAGGGCACCGTCTCGACCACCTTCGGTCCCGGCATCCCCCTCGACGTCAACGCCCTCTAG
- a CDS encoding UDP-N-acetylmuramate dehydrogenase, whose product MQVGGVPSRLVVATEHDELLEAAREIFFAGDDEWFVLGGGSNTVAADEGFEGTVLRVATRGVERLDAPEGRVRLRVQAGEDWDDLVRHTVDNGWAGIEALSGIPGSTGASPVQNIGAYGQEVSSSLVSVDFLDAETGEFRRIPRANLGLDYRTSVFKPTTATAGRRGVITAVEFELLDDSALGTPIAYAQLATALGVELGSRVPVADTRRRVLELRARKGMVLDPSDRDTFSSGSFFTNPIVPREALDAIPADAPRWETAPEPRDVAVPLGEQPAPPPPANDSGVKLSAAWLIEHAGLGRGFHLPGSGAALSSKHTLAITNRGGAKAEEVAQLARYVQSRVAAEFGVVLQPEPVLLGLAL is encoded by the coding sequence ATGCAGGTCGGCGGGGTGCCCTCGCGCCTCGTCGTCGCCACGGAGCACGACGAGCTGCTCGAGGCGGCTCGGGAGATCTTCTTCGCGGGCGACGACGAGTGGTTCGTCCTCGGCGGCGGCTCCAACACCGTGGCCGCCGACGAGGGGTTCGAGGGCACGGTCCTCCGGGTGGCGACTCGGGGCGTCGAGCGCCTCGACGCGCCCGAGGGCCGCGTGCGTCTCCGGGTCCAGGCGGGGGAGGACTGGGACGACCTCGTCCGCCACACGGTCGACAACGGCTGGGCCGGCATCGAGGCGCTCAGCGGGATCCCCGGATCGACGGGGGCCTCGCCCGTCCAGAACATCGGGGCCTACGGCCAGGAGGTCTCCTCGAGCCTCGTGAGCGTCGACTTCCTCGACGCCGAGACGGGGGAGTTCCGCAGGATCCCGCGCGCCAACCTCGGCCTCGACTACCGCACGAGCGTCTTCAAGCCGACCACCGCCACCGCGGGGCGCCGCGGGGTGATCACCGCCGTCGAGTTCGAGCTCCTCGACGACTCCGCCCTCGGGACCCCGATCGCGTACGCCCAGCTCGCCACCGCCCTGGGGGTGGAGCTCGGGAGCCGCGTCCCCGTCGCCGACACCCGCCGTCGCGTCCTCGAGCTCCGGGCCCGCAAGGGCATGGTGCTCGACCCGTCCGACCGCGACACCTTCTCGAGCGGGTCGTTCTTCACGAACCCGATCGTGCCGCGCGAGGCCCTCGACGCGATCCCCGCCGACGCGCCGCGGTGGGAGACCGCCCCGGAGCCCCGCGACGTGGCCGTCCCCCTCGGCGAGCAGCCCGCGCCCCCGCCTCCGGCGAACGACTCCGGGGTCAAGCTGAGCGCCGCGTGGCTCATCGAGCACGCGGGCCTCGGCAGGGGCTTCCACCTCCCGGGCTCCGGTGCGGCGCTCTCGTCGAAGCACACGCTCGCGATCACCAACCGCGGGGGAGCGAAAGCCGAGGAGGTGGCCCAGCTGGCGCGTTACGTGCAGAGCAGGGTCGCCGCGGAGTTCGGCGTCGTCCTGCAGCCGGAGCCCGTGCTCCTCGGCCTCGCCCTCTGA
- a CDS encoding UbiA family prenyltransferase → MLSRARSLALSSHPGPTLAVTILAALLATGLGYAPARILVIAVAVLLGQLSIGFSNDWIDAERDRVAGRTDKPVAQGLVPVRLVRRAAITTAVVALAVSVALGRPAAVAHAVLIASGWAYNAGLKRTPFSVVPFVVAFGLLPDIVTLAGQYGQPAAVWALLAGAFFGVAIHFTNVLPDLADDEATDVRGLPHRLGARASGIVAFAALVVAGLFTAFGPVVAHPVNGVSAISIVGLVVTLGIALVGIRLVLTREPDRTLFRLVIAASLVIAVELVLSGTRLVG, encoded by the coding sequence ATGCTCTCCCGGGCGCGGTCCCTCGCGCTGTCCTCGCATCCGGGGCCGACCCTTGCCGTCACGATCCTGGCGGCCCTCCTGGCGACCGGCCTCGGTTATGCGCCGGCCCGGATCCTCGTGATCGCCGTCGCCGTCCTCCTCGGCCAGCTCTCCATCGGCTTCTCGAACGACTGGATCGACGCCGAGCGGGATCGTGTCGCCGGCCGCACGGACAAGCCCGTCGCGCAGGGGCTCGTCCCCGTGAGACTCGTGCGTCGCGCCGCGATCACGACGGCCGTCGTGGCCCTCGCCGTCTCCGTGGCGCTGGGACGTCCGGCCGCCGTCGCCCACGCCGTCCTGATCGCGTCGGGCTGGGCGTACAACGCGGGCCTGAAGCGCACGCCCTTCTCCGTGGTCCCGTTCGTGGTCGCTTTCGGGCTGCTCCCCGACATCGTGACGCTCGCCGGCCAGTACGGGCAGCCCGCCGCGGTCTGGGCCCTCCTCGCCGGGGCGTTCTTCGGGGTCGCCATCCACTTCACGAACGTCCTGCCGGACCTCGCCGACGACGAGGCCACCGACGTGCGCGGACTCCCCCACCGGCTCGGGGCCCGGGCGTCGGGGATCGTGGCCTTCGCCGCCCTCGTCGTGGCGGGACTGTTCACCGCCTTCGGGCCCGTCGTCGCGCACCCGGTGAACGGCGTCAGCGCGATCTCGATCGTCGGACTCGTCGTGACGCTCGGGATCGCGCTGGTGGGGATCCGCTTGGTGCTCACCCGCGAGCCGGACCGCACGCTCTTCCGGCTCGTGATCGCCGCATCGCTCGTGATCGCCGTGGAGCTGGTTCTCAGCGGGACGCGACTCGTCGGCTGA
- a CDS encoding pyridoxal phosphate-dependent aminotransferase: MNSPAQTTDHARLSRRIAAIAESATLKVDAKAKALQAEGKHVISYAAGEPNFATPEHIVEAAVAAARDPRNHRYTPAAGLPELREAIAEKTLRDSGTHVSPSQVIVTNGGKQAVYQAFASIVDDGDEVILPTPYWTTYPEAVKLAGGVPVDVFAGADQGYLVTVEQLEAARTPRTKVLLFVSPSNPTGAVYSEEQTRAIGEWALEHGIWVITDEIYQNLVYDGVKAVSITEAVPALADTTILVNGVAKTYAMTGWRLGWMIAPADVTKAASNLQSHLSSNVSNISQRAALAALTGSQESVETMRRAFDARRKTIVAELNAIDGIVTPTPEGAFYVYPDVTGLLGRTWGGVTPTTSLELADLILDQAEVATVPGEAFGPSGYLRLSYALGDDDLLEGVRRLQRLFS, encoded by the coding sequence GTGAACAGTCCCGCCCAGACCACCGACCACGCCCGCCTCTCCCGTCGCATCGCCGCGATCGCCGAATCCGCGACGCTCAAGGTCGATGCGAAGGCCAAGGCGCTCCAGGCCGAGGGCAAGCACGTCATCAGCTACGCCGCGGGCGAACCGAACTTCGCCACGCCGGAGCACATCGTCGAGGCCGCCGTCGCGGCGGCGCGCGACCCGCGCAACCACCGCTACACCCCCGCCGCCGGCCTCCCCGAGCTGCGGGAGGCGATCGCCGAGAAGACCCTCCGCGACAGCGGCACGCACGTCTCCCCCTCGCAGGTCATCGTCACCAACGGCGGCAAGCAGGCCGTCTACCAGGCGTTCGCCTCCATCGTCGACGACGGCGACGAGGTCATCCTGCCCACCCCGTACTGGACCACCTACCCGGAGGCGGTCAAGCTCGCCGGCGGCGTCCCCGTCGACGTCTTCGCCGGAGCCGACCAGGGCTACCTCGTCACCGTCGAGCAGCTCGAGGCCGCCCGCACCCCGCGCACCAAGGTGCTCCTCTTCGTCTCCCCCTCCAACCCCACCGGCGCCGTCTACTCCGAGGAGCAGACGCGCGCCATCGGCGAGTGGGCCCTCGAGCACGGCATCTGGGTCATCACCGACGAGATCTACCAGAACCTGGTCTACGACGGCGTGAAGGCCGTCTCCATCACGGAGGCTGTCCCGGCTCTCGCCGACACGACCATCCTCGTCAACGGGGTCGCGAAGACCTACGCCATGACGGGCTGGCGCCTCGGCTGGATGATCGCCCCGGCCGACGTCACGAAGGCCGCGTCGAACCTCCAGTCGCACCTCTCGTCGAACGTGTCCAACATCTCGCAGCGCGCCGCTCTCGCGGCCCTCACGGGCTCGCAGGAGTCGGTCGAGACCATGCGCCGGGCCTTCGACGCGAGGCGCAAGACGATCGTCGCCGAGCTGAACGCGATCGACGGCATCGTCACCCCGACCCCCGAGGGCGCCTTCTACGTCTACCCCGACGTGACGGGGCTCCTCGGCCGCACCTGGGGCGGCGTGACGCCGACGACCTCGCTGGAGCTCGCCGACCTCATCCTCGACCAGGCCGAGGTCGCGACCGTCCCCGGCGAGGCGTTCGGGCCGAGCGGCTACCTCCGACTGTCGTACGCCCTGGGCGACGACGACCTCCTCGAGGGCGTCCGGCGGCTGCAGAGGCTCTTCTCCTAG
- the nusG gene encoding transcription termination/antitermination protein NusG, which translates to MPDNERDDIDLATAAEQSSEVEEAQEGSTQTADEESVEPAEQEALTVTDENEAGSSDVTDLDELLNSLSEAKDDEADAIVDDALEIDDPAEAEAAVEATEDEAEEDAEEHQADGDAVGTFDAVTEIESAETDQTVQDADVEAAFGSGESDVATVVVDEEDEAEVDPYEAFRYELRGKPGKWYVIHSYAGFERRVKQNIENRMVSLTMEDFIYQVEVPMEDVVEIKNGQRKLVTRVRIPGYVLVRMDLNEDSWSVVRHTPGVTGFVGNAHNPTPLRFEEAFNMLKSLVQVQEAAPASKGGAKGGKAAQRVIPAEVDFEIGETITIKEGSFAGLPGTINEIKPESGKLTVLVSLFERETPVELSFDQVTKL; encoded by the coding sequence TTGCCTGACAACGAGCGCGACGACATCGACCTCGCCACCGCCGCTGAGCAGTCCTCCGAGGTCGAAGAGGCCCAGGAGGGCTCGACGCAGACGGCCGACGAGGAGTCCGTCGAGCCCGCCGAGCAGGAGGCGCTCACCGTCACCGACGAGAACGAGGCCGGCTCGAGCGACGTCACCGACCTCGACGAGCTGCTGAACAGCCTCAGCGAGGCCAAGGACGACGAGGCCGACGCCATCGTCGACGACGCTCTCGAGATCGACGACCCCGCCGAGGCGGAGGCCGCGGTCGAGGCGACGGAGGACGAGGCCGAGGAGGATGCCGAGGAGCACCAGGCCGACGGCGACGCCGTCGGGACCTTCGACGCCGTCACCGAGATCGAGTCCGCCGAGACCGACCAGACCGTGCAGGACGCCGACGTCGAGGCCGCCTTCGGTTCCGGTGAGAGCGACGTCGCCACCGTCGTCGTGGACGAGGAGGACGAGGCCGAGGTCGACCCGTACGAGGCCTTCCGCTACGAGCTCCGTGGCAAGCCCGGCAAGTGGTACGTCATCCACTCCTACGCGGGCTTCGAGCGTCGCGTGAAGCAGAACATCGAGAACCGCATGGTCTCCCTCACCATGGAGGACTTCATCTACCAGGTGGAGGTCCCCATGGAAGACGTGGTCGAGATCAAGAACGGTCAGCGCAAGCTCGTCACGCGCGTCCGGATCCCCGGCTACGTCCTCGTCCGCATGGACCTCAACGAGGACAGCTGGTCCGTCGTGCGCCACACCCCGGGCGTCACCGGCTTCGTCGGCAACGCGCACAACCCGACCCCCCTCCGCTTCGAGGAGGCCTTCAACATGCTGAAGAGCCTCGTCCAGGTGCAGGAGGCGGCTCCCGCCAGCAAGGGCGGAGCCAAGGGCGGCAAGGCGGCGCAGCGCGTCATCCCGGCCGAGGTCGACTTCGAGATCGGCGAGACGATCACCATCAAGGAGGGCTCGTTCGCAGGCCTTCCCGGAACGATCAACGAGATCAAGCCCGAATCGGGTAAGCTCACGGTGCTCGTTTCGCTCTTCGAGCGCGAGACGCCGGTCGAGCTCAGCTTCGACCAGGTCACCAAGCTCTAA
- the secE gene encoding preprotein translocase subunit SecE codes for MARKDVDVPSEDVVAIAKADGAERRGRFARIALFLRQVINELKKVVTPTRKELVSYTGVVLAFVVIMMALVFGLDTLFGFLVQYVFGNGVNPG; via the coding sequence GTGGCGAGAAAAGACGTGGACGTTCCCAGCGAGGACGTCGTCGCGATCGCGAAAGCCGACGGTGCCGAGCGGCGCGGGCGTTTCGCTCGCATCGCGCTCTTCCTCCGCCAGGTCATCAACGAGCTCAAGAAGGTCGTCACCCCGACCCGCAAGGAGCTCGTGAGCTACACGGGCGTCGTCCTCGCGTTCGTCGTCATCATGATGGCTCTCGTCTTCGGCCTCGACACGCTGTTCGGGTTCCTCGTGCAGTACGTCTTCGGCAACGGGGTCAACCCCGGCTGA
- a CDS encoding FAS1-like dehydratase domain-containing protein codes for MSVNPALQGRTFPPAPPYLVGREKVREFARATSSESRLSFDVEAARAAGFRDVVAPPTFAIVVQESTLQQLLAEPDAGIDFTRVVHGDQRFQYSRPVVAGDELTATLTVTSVKSLGGHSMVTAESVLVDADGAHVVTTTSTLVVRGDE; via the coding sequence GTGTCAGTGAACCCCGCGCTCCAGGGGCGGACCTTCCCGCCCGCTCCGCCGTATCTCGTGGGCCGCGAGAAAGTCCGCGAGTTCGCTCGCGCGACCTCGTCCGAGAGCAGGCTCTCCTTCGACGTGGAGGCGGCCCGCGCGGCCGGTTTCCGCGACGTCGTGGCGCCCCCGACCTTCGCCATCGTCGTGCAGGAGTCGACCCTCCAACAGCTCCTCGCCGAGCCGGACGCGGGCATCGACTTCACGCGCGTCGTCCACGGCGACCAGCGGTTCCAGTACTCCCGTCCCGTCGTGGCCGGCGACGAGCTGACCGCGACGCTGACGGTCACGTCGGTCAAGTCCCTCGGCGGCCACTCGATGGTCACGGCCGAATCCGTCCTGGTCGACGCCGACGGCGCGCACGTCGTCACCACCACGTCGACCCTCGTCGTCCGGGGCGACGAATGA
- a CDS encoding FAD-dependent oxidoreductase produces MRDVVVVGGGPVGLFLAALLAERGLDVEVWEKRRSPAALSRAIGIHPPSLTAFEALGIATTVAERAVRIRRGIARSGDRTLGIVRFDGVSPTFGFVAALPQHETESIIEARLEELAPESLRRSVELVALDDVDPGVVRLHGRTVDGEDVFEMARFVVGADGPRSTVRRLLGIQAPLKAYPDPYSMGDFRDDTGHGADAVVHLEAAGVVESFPLPNGLRRFVLHTGKPLVRPTAEQIAELVTRRTGTPVDPATAGTVASFATRRRLAQHLVRGRVVLVGDAAHEISPIGGQGMNLGWLDAEALTPLLVASLGRDRPDAAAFDDYEQRRIQAARRAARQSEINMAIGRPTGPVRRAARDTAFGVALASPLGGVLARAYSMTLS; encoded by the coding sequence ATGCGTGACGTCGTCGTGGTGGGTGGCGGCCCGGTCGGCCTGTTCCTCGCCGCACTGCTGGCGGAGCGCGGACTCGACGTCGAGGTCTGGGAGAAGCGGCGATCGCCGGCGGCCCTGTCGCGGGCCATCGGCATCCATCCGCCCTCGCTCACCGCGTTCGAGGCCCTCGGGATCGCGACGACCGTCGCCGAGCGGGCCGTGCGCATCCGACGTGGAATCGCCCGGAGCGGCGACCGCACGCTCGGCATCGTGCGGTTCGACGGTGTGAGCCCGACGTTCGGGTTCGTCGCGGCGCTGCCGCAGCACGAGACCGAGTCGATCATCGAGGCGAGACTCGAGGAGCTCGCCCCCGAGTCGCTCCGCCGCTCGGTCGAGCTCGTGGCCCTCGACGACGTCGACCCCGGGGTGGTGCGCCTGCACGGACGCACGGTCGACGGAGAGGACGTCTTCGAGATGGCCCGCTTCGTCGTCGGCGCGGACGGCCCGCGCAGCACCGTCCGGCGGCTCCTGGGCATTCAGGCCCCGCTCAAGGCCTACCCCGATCCCTACTCGATGGGCGACTTCCGCGACGACACCGGCCACGGTGCGGACGCCGTCGTGCACCTCGAGGCGGCGGGTGTCGTCGAGTCGTTCCCCCTGCCGAACGGGCTCCGGCGGTTCGTGCTCCACACGGGTAAGCCGCTCGTCCGGCCGACCGCCGAGCAGATCGCGGAGCTCGTCACCCGGCGCACGGGCACCCCGGTCGATCCCGCCACGGCCGGGACGGTCGCCTCGTTCGCCACGCGCCGCCGCCTCGCGCAGCATCTGGTCCGCGGCCGCGTGGTCCTCGTCGGCGACGCCGCGCACGAGATCAGCCCCATCGGCGGCCAGGGGATGAACCTCGGCTGGCTCGACGCGGAGGCGTTGACGCCGCTCCTGGTCGCGAGCCTCGGGCGGGATCGGCCCGACGCCGCCGCGTTCGACGACTACGAGCAGCGGCGGATCCAGGCGGCGCGCCGAGCCGCCCGCCAGTCCGAGATCAACATGGCCATCGGGCGACCCACGGGTCCGGTCCGGCGAGCGGCGCGCGACACCGCGTTCGGCGTCGCCCTCGCGAGCCCGCTCGGCGGGGTGCTCGCCCGCGCCTACTCCATGACGCTCTCGTGA
- a CDS encoding methyltransferase domain-containing protein — translation MTVPDLTHRETRALELMDDPDCDLVALERTYRHFALVNGVVAGWRRVYRRRIRPLLEASPDGRLTVLDIGSGAGDVPRALADRARRDGYHLDILAVDPDPRAHAFATAERRSPVPGAAPGRDATLAFDRTTSRALVDEGRRFDLVLSNHVLHHLDPVDLGDLLDDSARLATTLVLHNDIERSRLAYLLYAAATLLPFRGSFIRHDGLLSIRRSYRVDELRREVPAGWKVEGQFPFRLLLTRTGTPETDLEAAAEAAAAQGAGGAAAHPGGTDA, via the coding sequence ATGACCGTGCCCGACCTGACCCACCGCGAGACGCGCGCTCTCGAGCTCATGGACGACCCGGACTGCGACCTCGTCGCCCTCGAGCGCACCTACCGGCACTTCGCCCTCGTCAACGGTGTCGTCGCGGGCTGGCGACGCGTGTACCGCCGCCGCATCCGGCCCCTGCTCGAGGCGTCTCCCGACGGCCGGCTCACGGTGCTTGACATCGGGTCCGGGGCCGGCGACGTGCCGCGGGCTCTCGCCGACCGTGCCCGGCGCGACGGCTACCACCTCGACATCCTCGCCGTCGATCCGGACCCCCGGGCGCACGCCTTCGCGACCGCGGAGCGCAGGAGCCCCGTGCCGGGCGCCGCACCCGGACGAGACGCCACCCTCGCCTTCGATCGGACAACCAGCCGAGCGCTCGTCGACGAGGGGCGCCGGTTCGATCTCGTGCTGTCGAATCACGTCCTCCACCACCTCGATCCGGTCGACCTCGGAGACCTCCTCGACGACAGCGCCCGGCTCGCGACGACGCTCGTGCTGCACAACGACATCGAGCGCTCCCGCCTGGCGTACCTGCTGTACGCCGCGGCGACGCTCCTGCCGTTCCGCGGGTCGTTCATCCGTCACGACGGGCTCCTGTCGATCCGCCGGAGCTACCGGGTCGACGAGCTGCGGCGCGAGGTCCCCGCGGGGTGGAAGGTGGAGGGGCAGTTCCCGTTCCGGCTGCTGCTGACGCGAACGGGCACCCCGGAAACCGATCTCGAGGCCGCTGCCGAGGCGGCCGCTGCCCAGGGGGCCGGCGGCGCCGCAGCCCACCCGGGAGGCACCGATGCGTGA